The following nucleotide sequence is from Fusarium graminearum PH-1 chromosome 1, whole genome shotgun sequence.
AGTCCAGCTACTGCAGAAACATTGTCGTCCGGGGAATCATCATCTAGAGTCAGATGGTTCAAATATTTGCGCGAGAGGTGGTGCAGTAAAAGATGAATGACTTTCTTAGAAGACCGTGGCTGGCTAAGGGCAACTCTTGTGAATGTCTGTACTGAGCCTTCCTTAGAAAGAAGGAGACCGTCAATGACAGTTTTAATGAGGGTTTCTGTGAGAGAGCAGTAAGCATATGTTGATACCGAAGATGTTGTAAGATTTACCTGATTGATGCAGGGACAAAGACTTCTGGAATAGGtcagaagcaaaagtcatGGCGTCTGCTTCAGGAGACGATCTGACCCATGAGACAATACTATTTCCCATCCATTTGCTGTACTGAAGTCCATCAGCAATCCACTTGGTTTCGTCCCTCTCTCGATCACGGCCGATGATTTCTAAAGCTTCGGCGGAAGTTGATACGATTTGGCCATTTGTCAGAATTGACCCCAACTTCTGAGACTGAACTCGTTGGAGAGCAGGGTTTACGATGCCTTTTGTCGATGCACTCCAGATTGCAGATATCGCTGCATGGCCGTCAAGAATAGCAGACAGCACACTCAAAAGAATGTTGGCATTCAGAGATAAATCggttctcttttcttctctcccgCCCATCCGCGACTCCTGAATGAGAGTTCTGATCTGTGTGATCACAGCGTTGAGGCCAGTAAGACTTTGAATGCAGGCAACAAATAGCTCAGCATCTCGAGGGAGCGCTGCTGCTGACTGGGTAACGCCATCGAAACTTCCTTCAAGTAATAAGGTCCAATAATTTGGCGCAATTTCGGAGACGAGTAAGTGCACTATTAATGCGCTCTTGGGACTAGGcgttgaaagagaaaagtTATCGGATGAAGGTTTGGTACTCGTCAGAAACTGTAAAACTGAGATGAGACTATCGTAGCCGGGCTGGTTTTTTAGGATATCCACGGCATCGTCggctgttgagatggcaGTGATCCTTCTTGGTTCTGGCTGGGGAGAAGATGTCTTGACTTCTGTAAAGAGTGGCTCTGTCTTTTTTCGTGGTTTGAGATAGGTGGTGCTCACGGGCGTGAGAAGATCGTCCATGTTTGTTGGTAATAACGAGTGTGAGGCAGTGAAATTGCCTTGAGATTCCACGTTGAAGTTAGAGCATTTCTTGAGTTTGTTCTTGAGTTTGGTGAAAGTTGTAGGTCTAAGTTGGAGTATTAAAGATGAACGGTTTGGTCAAGGTACGCTGACCCCCACCTTCACCGAGACTCACCGAGCCAGCCGTTCAGGTACTTTAGGCAATGACGATCCTCCCCCGACGCACGGATCCTTTGACAGAGCTCACCTCaaactctctctctcttcctcccttCTTATTCATCAGGTCAACCTACATACCAAAGTCATTCTTAAATCTCGGAGATTCTTTGCAATCGACAAAATATGAGTTGCGACGTCCAATCACCAGCTGGTGGCCACCAGAATACGCGATGGTAACGTCTTGTCCTCCCGTGTCCTCCACTGctggaagctcaagctcaagctcaaggtgTAGCTCTGGAGACTCTCAATGCTGACATTGATAAAAGGAAATATCTCGATCAGATCCGCCAAAATGCCGGGCCCTATACAGACCCTGAGGCCATTGCACCTGAAGCACTCGAAGGATTCAATACGTTGAAAGTTCTGTGAGTATTTCCATGCTGAAACCGTCAAGTTGGACGTCAAACTAACCTCACATAGTGTCATGTCAGTCATGTCTCCTCCACGATACCATGATCGCTCTACTGACTTCTAATACAGTGGTGCAGGTGGCCTAGGATGCGAAattctcaagaaccttgccATGTCGGGATTCAAAAATATCCATGTGATAGATATGGGTTCGTCCACATTCATTCCTCCACTCATGAACGCTAACTTATATCGCTTTAGATACAATCGACATCTCCAATCTAAACCGACAATTTCTTTTCAGAAAAGACGACGTTGGCAAATACAAAGCCGAGGTCGCTGCTGCATttgttgaaaagagagtAAAGGGTGTCTCCATCACAGCGCATAACAACCGCATCCAAGACTTCGATGAGGAGTTCTATAAACAGTTCCAGCTTGTCATTTGCGGTCTTGACAGCATTGAAGCCCGCCGCTGGATCAATGCTATGCTTGTTTCTATTGccgaagaaggcgaggacGCTGATGCCTTGAAGCCCTTGATTGACGGCGGTACTGAAGGCTTCAAAGGTCAAGCACGAGTTATTCTACCCACCATGACCTCGTGTATCGAGTGCCAACTTGATATGCACGCCCCCCGTGCCGCTGTTCCCCTATGCACAATTGCCTCGATCCCTCGACAGCCCGAGCATTGCGTCGAGTGGGCTCACGTTATTGCTTGGGATAAAGAGAAACCATTCCCAAAGCTGGATAAGGATGATCCAGAACATGTCACTTGGCTATTCCAAAAGGCCCTCACCCGTGCTCAGGAATTTGGCATCCCTGGCGTCACTTACTCCTTAACACAAGGAACTATCAAGAATATCATTCCGGCCATCGCTTCTACCaatgccatcatcgccgccGCATGCTGCAACGAAGCTTTCAAGATAGCAACGAGCTCGGCACCGTGCCTTGGATTTCAAACAAATTACATGATGTACTCGGGCAACGATAGCATCTACACATACACCTTTAAgcacgagaagaaggacgactGTCCTGTATGTGGACGCCAGGCTCGCCCTCTCGAGGTAGATCCCAAAACGACACTGCAAGAGTTGATCGAATCATTCGCCATCAGACCCGAGGCTCAGTTGAAGAAAGCTTCGGTACGTGCCGAAGGAAAGACTTTGTACATGCAGTTTCCCCCGAGCTTGGAAGAACAGACACGTCCAAACTTGAACAAGACGCTCAACGAGCTTGGGCTCGAAGATGGGCAGCAGGTCGTCGTCACCGATCCTGCGTTCCCTCTCGAATTCAACTTTTTCTTCAAATTCAAGACAGCTTCCTAGCTCTACCCTATCCTTAGCCCAAATCGGCACATGGCGTTCAGGATTTTGGGCATCTTTCGGCGTTGGACATGTCAACCGGGAGTCTACAATGGAAAAACAGATGAATAGCAAAGATTAGAGGAGCAAGTATCGTCATGGAGTAAAGAAGAACGAGTGACGAGTATTATGATGTGGTCATGGTATCATTCCTTTTTTATCTAACCGTAGAGACCGCAAAACAAACTTCAAATTTCAACCAAAATACGATAAGAGCGCCAAACAAAACCCAGTCCCCGTTTTGATCAATGTAGCAGATTACCGCGCCATGTTGATAACTTGCTGCTCGAGCTTCTTACACTTAAGCTTTAGATGCTTAACTgactcgaggaagagctcaTCGCTGTCCCACTGCCCCGTGCTCTCGATGGAGAAGATAAAGTGGTCTCGTCTTCGGCCAAGCTTCACCTTGCCTTGGAACTCTTCATGACGGAGAGCCTCACGGCTGACAGTATCCTTCATGGCGTCGACGACCACCGCCTTGGTCTCGCCCTTGTGTCCCTCATAACCACTGCCGGTCTTTGCGGCATCCTCGGCTGTAACCTTCTCAAGCCCAATAACACCCTTGGGGAAACACTTGGCAAACTTCTCGGCGTCGGCTCCCAGGATGGGCTGGGTGATCGTAATGGTTGGTAGGAGACGGTAAGAGGCTGTTGCGACGGGGGAGAACTTGGCGTGGTCGGATCCAATACCCTTGTGCATGTGCATAGCAAGGTTGATGGTCTGTCGGGGTCGTAGCTTGGCAATCAAGATATCAGGGTTCGTGGGCGCAATAGCGTTCTCGCCGCTAAAGTATTCGGCCTGTCTGCCAGTGGGCACAAAGACAATGTCTCGCGCATAAACGTGGGCATTGTGGTACGCCTTGAGAGGGTCGTTCTCGGTAGGCGAAGCGTCCTCGTTGACGGTACATGTCACATTAAGCTCGAGGCGGACCGTGTTCCAGTCGAAGCAGCCTGCATAAGGATCGTCACCAGCCTCTGGCTTCTTGTGCCACTTGAGGAAGTTGTGCAGACCCTCGCGACCACCCTTGAAGGGAATAAGGCCAAGTCGGTGGGCGAGAACCTCGTCCTGAATAACGGAGGTGTTGTTCTCGATGTAGACGTTCTCGACGGCGAGGGTAGGAATCTCGGAGAGGAGGATACGGCGGAAAGCGTTTGCGAGCGAGGCGTCGATCCCGACAAgtgagaaagaggagagaaacTGGTCGTTCTGGTGAAAGTTCACCGAGAAGGCGTCGCGGAAGCGATCAAGAGTGTACTCATTATCCTCGCCGGGGTGGTGTCCGGGATAATCGGTGGAGGAAATGTTTGTGACAGTTTCCTTGTTGATGCCAACAGTCTAGGCGCGCAAAAAGTTAGATTTCGAGATGCGATGACGAGCGAGCTCAATTGGTAGGTTACCTGACGGCGCGCAAGATCCTCTGCGGTGGGAGCGTTTCTCCACGCAGCCTGCTGTGTGGGAGCCATTGCAATAGTGCTGTTGTGTGAAATGTGTAGAGaaaattagtaggtaggtaggcggtggtggtggatgttAGTGGTGATGAGCGAAGCAAACAATAATTTTTTGAAGCCCCTCCGAGGTGAAGGCTCGGTGAGTgcaaggtgaagaaggtggAGCATCAGTGGATCCCGGTCGAAAAAAAGATGCAGTCGCGAGCGCGACACTTTCAAAGCTTGTCAAGGTAAGAGACGGGATGGCCCCACCTGTCTCCGAGACCGCCGACCGTTCCCGACCCACGTTTCGGGTCCTTCCAGTGCATGTGCTCCACCCCCGTGTAAGCTGCGAGTACGTACCGGGAATGACTGTGGTCTGATGCCATCAATGTCAGTCGAGGTGGCTTTGTACTATGCAATGGTGACAAGAACCCTTCGATATCGGTACTGACAATCCTTGGTCACATCATGGCCTGACGATGAGCGACTTCGGCTTTGCTTGCGCATGACCAATTACTTGGATAAACCCTTGAAGATTCATTTATACGTAAACCATCTATCAAAGCTCATCTTGAATCTTGACCAGGATGCCGAGATTCATCCCCTGCTTCTCCGTACTCGGCAGGTCGTTACTGAGCGTGGTCGACCACCGGGCCGGCCTCTTGAGATCAGCACACCCAATCACTCGTCGTCCATCGTCAGAGTTCAGACTTGTCAATAATGGGTGCTGTCATTGTAAGTGCAACGCAGTTCACCCTCCTCTATCCAGGGATCACGCGCACATTTCTCCCCCGCTAATACATCCCATTGCATCCCTATCGGGACGACCATACGACGTCAGTATGCCGTTGAGTTGAACTTAGAAGCCTTGCTTGATCCTTGTCCTCTCTTCCAATTTGATACTGCTTGCACATGCAGAAAAATGTTTCTGTATAATCCTCGCCAGATGCAACCGGTCCGGCCTTGACAGTGTGTGTTTATGATTTGATTTCGTGAAGTTTGACTATATAATACTTGACATCCCCCCTCCTCATCCGCTCAGCTCATATTCACcaattccatcatcatcaagcaatTGATTaactcaagaacaacattgaCACTTATCAACAATCCAATCACccttcaagttcaagatgcTTTCGTTCGTAAAGTAATTCGGCCCAGTTCTCAACTTACACCTCTTCGCTAATACTCATCCTCCTAGCTACACTCCCCGAACTCATCCCGagcacaagaacaaagagcaTTGCCGGGTACACTCTGATCCAGCCAACATCCCACACGATGTCTCCCAGAAAACACCCGTCGCTGAGCCCAAGTCCTCCGTCCCACGATCTGCTGCTCCTTCTGCTCCCACAACTCAAGCTTAAGGATGAAGCATAGGCACAGGTCCCGAGAGGTAAAAGTCTTGGATTAGTTCAACGACCAAGGATACCCGCGGAGTGCAAGGCGTTTTTATTAGCTGGTTTGCTGCAACGATATGGATAATGGGATGCAATTGGCGTGCGTTTGTCTGTTAAACAGGCGCACTTGGTATAATAAAGGACACAACAGGGAAAATGAACCGTGGG
It contains:
- a CDS encoding DNA-directed RNA polymerases I and III 40 kDa polypeptide, with amino-acid sequence MAPTQQAAWRNAPTAEDLARRQTVGINKETVTNISSTDYPGHHPGEDNEYTLDRFRDAFSVNFHQNDQFLSSFSLVGIDASLANAFRRILLSEIPTLAVENVYIENNTSVIQDEVLAHRLGLIPFKGGREGLHNFLKWHKKPEAGDDPYAGCFDWNTVRLELNVTCTVNEDASPTENDPLKAYHNAHVYARDIVFVPTGRQAEYFSGENAIAPTNPDILIAKLRPRQTINLAMHMHKGIGSDHAKFSPVATASYRLLPTITITQPILGADAEKFAKCFPKGVIGLEKVTAEDAAKTGSGYEGHKGETKAVVVDAMKDTVSREALRHEEFQGKVKLGRRRDHFIFSIESTGQWDSDELFLESVKHLKLKCKKLEQQVINMAR
- a CDS encoding NEDD8-activating enzyme E1 catalytic subunit — its product is MSCDVQSPAGGHQNTRWKYLDQIRQNAGPYTDPEAIAPEALEGFNTLKVLGAGGLGCEILKNLAMSGFKNIHVIDMDTIDISNLNRQFLFRKDDVGKYKAEVAAAFVEKRVKGVSITAHNNRIQDFDEEFYKQFQLVICGLDSIEARRWINAMLVSIAEEGEDADALKPLIDGGTEGFKGQARVILPTMTSCIECQLDMHAPRAAVPLCTIASIPRQPEHCVEWAHVIAWDKEKPFPKLDKDDPEHVTWLFQKALTRAQEFGIPGVTYSLTQGTIKNIIPAIASTNAIIAAACCNEAFKIATSSAPCLGFQTNYMMYSGNDSIYTYTFKHEKKDDCPVCGRQARPLEVDPKTTLQELIESFAIRPEAQLKKASVRAEGKTLYMQFPPSLEEQTRPNLNKTLNELGLEDGQQVVVTDPAFPLEFNFFFKFKTAS